TGGCGATGATCCCGCTGTCCCGCAGTGACTTTTTCGGCCCCATGGCCGTTGCCATTATGGGCGGTCTGATTGTGGCAACCGCGCTGACGCTGCTGTTTTTGCCGGCGCTGTATGCAGCCTGGTTCCGGGTAAAGGCCCCGACCGAGGCGCCGGGTGAGACACCGGAGGGTGAACCGTCGCCCGCGGCCGCGAGCGCTTGACTCTGCAAACCTAACGAGCTTGTATAAAAAAAGGCAAAGCACCTGCGGTGCTTTGCCTTTTTTTCACGCTCGGTGCGTACTACTTTTGCGTGAGCGATTCGTAGACGAGACCGGTCCAGATGTCCGGCTTCATAAACCCCTGGCCATACTTCTCGTCAAACTCTTTGGTGGGCTTGGCGGCAATCACCTGCTCCTTGGTATTTCCAGCATCCACCAGCGTCTTGATTTTGTTGCGCAGGCGCACCAGCAGATCGTGATATTGCTGCAGGCCCTGCTTGTCGGTCAGCGGGCCGTGGCCGGGGATGATCTTGGTATTCCCATCGGCCAGCTCCAGCACCTTACGGGCATTTTCAATCACACCATCGACATTGCCACCGGCCGAGATATCGATGTAAGGGTAACTGCCGTTAAAGAAGGTGTCGCCCATGTGGATGACGTTGGCATTCTTGAAGTGGATGATTGAATCTCCATCGGTGTGCGCCGGCCCCACATGCTGTACCCGCACTTCATCGCCGTTCCAGTGAAAGGTGGTGGCATCGGTAAAGGTGATCACCGGCAGGGCTTCCGGCGGGGCGGCCGGTGTGGTGCGATTCCACAGCTTGGTGAACTGCTCGG
This Microbulbifer sp. Q7 DNA region includes the following protein-coding sequences:
- a CDS encoding MBL fold metallo-hydrolase, with translation MNTPLLKRILAAGLLALSAMPVHAQRDFSNVEIKPQTVSDNLYMLTGAGGNMALFVGDDGAFLVDDQFAPLSEKILAEVTKLTDKPLRFVVNTHWHGDHTGGNENMGKAGALVVAHENVRKRMSTEQFTKLWNRTTPAAPPEALPVITFTDATTFHWNGDEVRVQHVGPAHTDGDSIIHFKNANVIHMGDTFFNGSYPYIDISAGGNVDGVIENARKVLELADGNTKIIPGHGPLTDKQGLQQYHDLLVRLRNKIKTLVDAGNTKEQVIAAKPTKEFDEKYGQGFMKPDIWTGLVYESLTQK